In Alicyclobacillus vulcanalis, the following are encoded in one genomic region:
- a CDS encoding acrylyl-CoA reductase family protein: MQTFRAYVVDQDNGRFSAGVRELTAHDLPDGEVLIRVHYSSVNYKDGICSQPASRLVTRYPMVLGIDLSGEVVESSDPRFHAGDPVICTSYDLGTGHFGGFSEYARVPADWVVPLPDGLTLREAMVLGTAGFTAALSLYRMEQNGVSPAMGPILVTGATGGVGATGIAIAKQAGYHVVASSRKEEAAPWLASLGADETVHPEALLLKEGESYLNVKARYAGVIDPVSGKYVPHLLQRLEYGGVIAISGYTGGPDFTASVFPFLRRQAAIIGIDSVWLGMETRREIWRRLAGPWKPAEEALERIGYDIRLDDLDGALKQILAGKMKGRAVVNLL, from the coding sequence ATGCAGACGTTTCGCGCCTATGTCGTCGACCAGGACAACGGACGTTTCAGCGCAGGCGTGCGAGAACTCACGGCCCATGACCTTCCGGACGGCGAAGTGCTCATTCGCGTCCATTACTCCAGCGTCAATTACAAGGACGGCATCTGCTCGCAGCCCGCAAGCCGTCTCGTGACGCGCTACCCCATGGTGCTCGGCATTGACCTCTCCGGCGAGGTCGTTGAATCCAGCGACCCGCGCTTCCACGCGGGCGATCCCGTCATCTGCACCAGCTACGACCTCGGGACCGGCCACTTCGGCGGCTTCAGCGAATACGCGCGCGTGCCCGCGGACTGGGTGGTCCCTCTTCCCGACGGACTCACGCTCCGCGAGGCGATGGTGCTCGGCACGGCTGGGTTCACCGCCGCCCTGTCGCTGTACCGCATGGAGCAAAACGGCGTATCGCCCGCGATGGGCCCCATCCTCGTGACGGGCGCCACGGGAGGCGTCGGTGCGACGGGCATCGCCATCGCCAAGCAGGCCGGTTACCACGTTGTGGCCTCGTCGCGCAAGGAAGAAGCCGCCCCTTGGCTCGCGTCCCTCGGCGCGGACGAAACCGTCCATCCAGAGGCTCTCCTGCTCAAGGAAGGCGAATCGTACCTGAACGTCAAAGCGCGGTACGCCGGTGTCATCGATCCAGTGTCGGGTAAGTACGTCCCGCACCTGCTTCAGCGACTCGAGTACGGCGGCGTGATCGCCATCAGCGGATACACCGGCGGGCCGGATTTCACGGCCAGCGTGTTCCCGTTCCTGCGGCGTCAGGCGGCCATCATCGGCATCGACTCCGTATGGCTCGGCATGGAGACGCGCCGCGAGATCTGGCGCCGTCTCGCCGGCCCGTGGAAACCAGCCGAGGAGGCGCTCGAACGCATCGGGTACGACATTCGTCTGGACGATCTCGACGGCGCCCTCAAGCAGATCCTCGCCGGCAAGATGAAGGGGCGCGCGGTGGTCAACCTGCTGTGA
- a CDS encoding LysR family transcriptional regulator translates to MDFKQLHTFAVVAKEKSFTRAAEILNYAQSSVSGQIQTLEHELGVPLFDRLGRGVMLTDTGRNILPLVQSLFRIEEEIRVIALGNSEPSGTLIVGAPESLIAYRLSRMLSEFHKRYPKVHLHFQTGGCAEHREALQRGEMDVAFLLEAPVVTDGLIMEHLVDERILLVAEPSSPLATMECIAPFDLAEQVFLMVESTTGGWSYREIFEHELIQARVYPSKYMEFASVEAVKQCAISGVGIAILPEVVVRKELEERKLVALKWPAIVLPTQLAWNKDRWISSAMQAFIRSVREFVGKQE, encoded by the coding sequence ATGGACTTCAAGCAACTTCACACCTTTGCTGTTGTTGCAAAAGAAAAGAGTTTTACTCGTGCAGCTGAGATATTGAACTATGCTCAGTCGAGCGTTTCAGGTCAAATTCAGACACTGGAACACGAACTGGGAGTACCTCTGTTCGACAGACTGGGGCGCGGTGTAATGCTTACGGATACAGGTAGGAACATCTTGCCCCTCGTGCAAAGTTTGTTTCGAATTGAGGAGGAGATACGAGTCATCGCTCTCGGCAACAGCGAGCCATCTGGTACATTGATCGTAGGTGCCCCGGAAAGTTTAATAGCGTATCGTCTATCCAGGATGCTGTCGGAATTTCACAAACGGTATCCCAAAGTACATCTGCATTTTCAAACAGGAGGCTGTGCTGAACATCGCGAGGCTCTACAGCGCGGAGAAATGGATGTTGCATTTCTCCTTGAAGCCCCGGTAGTTACAGACGGTCTTATCATGGAACATCTTGTTGATGAGCGCATCCTGCTTGTGGCCGAACCAAGTTCACCACTTGCAACGATGGAATGTATAGCACCATTTGATCTTGCCGAACAAGTATTTCTTATGGTGGAATCTACCACGGGTGGATGGAGCTATAGAGAAATATTTGAGCATGAGCTTATTCAGGCTCGGGTTTATCCCAGTAAGTATATGGAGTTTGCAAGTGTCGAAGCTGTGAAACAATGCGCCATCTCTGGAGTCGGAATCGCGATACTCCCCGAAGTGGTCGTGAGGAAAGAACTTGAAGAGAGAAAATTAGTCGCCCTTAAATGGCCAGCAATTGTACTCCCGACTCAACTTGCATGGAACAAGGACCGATGGATTTCCTCTGCCATGCAAGCATTTATACGGTCTGTGCGCGAGTTTGTAGGAAAACAGGAATGA
- a CDS encoding YqcI/YcgG family protein: MLQWLHDSDPVPWSKEIPIDPEDPHWEFCFDGEPIFVFSSAPAYKQRKSRNLGECLVLLFQPRRVFHGIEGGTAAGTIARQNTC; encoded by the coding sequence ATATTACAGTGGCTACACGACAGTGACCCGGTGCCGTGGTCAAAGGAAATACCGATAGATCCAGAGGACCCGCATTGGGAGTTCTGTTTTGATGGTGAACCGATCTTCGTATTCAGTTCGGCACCAGCATACAAGCAACGCAAGAGTCGGAACTTGGGAGAATGTCTCGTACTGTTGTTCCAACCGCGGCGCGTGTTTCACGGTATTGAAGGTGGAACAGCCGCGGGCACGATAGCACGGCAAAACACCTGTTAA
- a CDS encoding cupin domain-containing protein, with protein MTEFDKPRVLRGTPISLEAAIYSLLPETGSVEVQRDTPGRHPPHAHGTHEILLIVEGNITFHIADKDYVCTSGDRLYLPAHTLHASTAGEKSCIYIIAQR; from the coding sequence ATGACTGAGTTCGATAAACCTCGTGTACTGCGCGGGACGCCAATTTCCCTTGAAGCCGCCATATACAGCTTGTTACCCGAAACGGGCTCTGTGGAAGTTCAACGCGATACACCAGGGAGGCACCCCCCTCATGCACATGGCACGCATGAGATTTTGCTTATTGTGGAGGGGAACATTACATTTCACATCGCGGATAAAGATTATGTATGCACTTCTGGGGACCGTTTGTACCTCCCGGCGCACACCCTGCATGCCTCAACCGCCGGAGAGAAAAGCTGCATCTATATCATCGCGCAAAGGTAA
- a CDS encoding S9 family peptidase: MEAPKAKAIPTVLEIHNDRRVDPYYWLRDRDNPDVIRYLEDENTYYRWYMERVQPLTDELYEAMVARIPDAEERVPVQGDQYYYYTRMEKSLQYPIHARKRAESREALAQAEEEIILDVNQIAGNGYLSVSMLATSPDEKRLAYLENRDGTDRYTLLVKDLDSGQDLPDRIENVFIDGSLAWSADGQYLFYITVDEAQRPYRLYRHRLGDPVEQDALLYEEEDETCILTLAKSQSGKYLFLTSSTKTTTEVRYLPADQPLGTWTVFRPRQAEVEYELEHWENAFLVLTNLGRRNFSVFRHPIAPCEDERLEELFPYDEARYLTAVHPFREAVVIEGREGGLTQIWTFADGRLTRLSWDEPLFTVSVSTNRRYDTREVLIQYESFLTPRTTYALDPVTGERKALLRQPVNGPYDPADYVQERLFAHAQDGTRIPISLVYRKGARDAGPAPCILYGYGSYGHNLDPTFSPVLLLPLLDKGVIYAIAHVRGGSEMGRPWYEDGKLLAKKNTFTDFIACADALIQQAYTSPEKLAADGRSAGGLLMGAVANMGGDRFAAISAGVPFVDVVTTMLDPTIPLTTLEWDEWGDPRDETYYFYMKSYSPYDNVEAKRYPHLIVTTGLNDPRVAYWEPAKWVAKLRTTKVGDEALVLKTHMGAGHFGSSGRLEHLRESAEIHAFLLHHIGVSPKPSAAS; encoded by the coding sequence ATGGAAGCGCCAAAAGCGAAAGCGATTCCCACCGTGCTCGAGATTCACAACGACCGGCGGGTGGACCCGTACTACTGGCTCCGAGACCGCGACAACCCGGATGTCATCCGGTACCTTGAGGACGAAAATACATACTACCGCTGGTACATGGAGCGCGTTCAACCGCTGACCGACGAGTTGTACGAGGCCATGGTGGCCCGCATTCCGGACGCAGAAGAGCGCGTCCCAGTTCAGGGAGACCAGTACTATTACTACACGCGCATGGAAAAGTCCTTGCAGTATCCGATTCATGCCCGAAAGCGCGCCGAGTCCCGCGAGGCGCTGGCGCAGGCCGAGGAAGAGATCATCCTGGATGTGAACCAAATCGCTGGCAACGGTTATCTGAGCGTCTCCATGCTCGCCACGAGCCCAGACGAGAAGCGCCTCGCGTATCTGGAGAACCGCGACGGGACGGATCGATACACCCTCCTCGTCAAAGACCTGGATTCGGGCCAAGACCTCCCGGACCGAATCGAAAACGTATTCATCGACGGCAGCCTCGCATGGAGCGCCGACGGCCAATATCTGTTTTACATCACCGTCGACGAGGCTCAGCGCCCCTATCGCCTCTACCGGCATCGGCTTGGCGATCCCGTCGAGCAGGACGCGCTGCTCTACGAAGAGGAAGACGAGACGTGCATTTTGACGCTCGCCAAGTCGCAGAGCGGCAAGTACCTGTTTCTCACGTCGTCCACGAAGACCACGACCGAGGTTCGCTATCTGCCGGCCGACCAGCCACTCGGCACGTGGACCGTCTTCCGTCCGCGGCAGGCCGAGGTGGAGTACGAGCTCGAGCACTGGGAGAACGCGTTTCTCGTGTTGACCAACCTGGGCCGCCGCAACTTCAGCGTCTTCCGGCATCCCATCGCCCCCTGCGAAGACGAGCGCCTGGAGGAATTGTTCCCGTACGACGAGGCGCGCTATCTCACGGCCGTCCATCCATTTCGGGAGGCGGTCGTGATCGAGGGCCGCGAAGGGGGCCTCACGCAAATCTGGACGTTCGCGGATGGGCGGCTGACGCGGCTCTCCTGGGACGAGCCGCTGTTCACCGTGTCCGTCTCGACAAACCGCCGGTACGACACGCGAGAAGTGCTCATCCAGTACGAATCGTTCCTCACCCCGCGCACCACGTACGCGCTCGATCCCGTCACGGGCGAGCGCAAGGCCCTCCTGCGCCAACCGGTGAACGGACCGTACGATCCCGCCGACTACGTGCAGGAGCGCCTCTTCGCACACGCGCAGGACGGGACGCGCATCCCGATATCCCTGGTCTACCGCAAGGGCGCGCGCGACGCCGGGCCGGCCCCGTGCATTCTCTACGGGTACGGGTCCTACGGCCATAACCTGGACCCCACCTTCTCGCCCGTGCTTCTCTTGCCCCTGCTCGACAAGGGCGTCATCTACGCCATCGCACACGTCCGCGGCGGATCGGAGATGGGGCGGCCTTGGTACGAGGACGGAAAGCTCTTGGCCAAAAAGAACACGTTCACCGACTTCATCGCCTGCGCGGACGCGCTCATCCAGCAGGCCTACACCTCGCCCGAGAAACTCGCAGCGGATGGGCGCTCGGCAGGCGGCCTGCTGATGGGCGCCGTGGCCAACATGGGCGGCGACCGATTCGCCGCCATCTCTGCCGGTGTCCCGTTCGTGGACGTGGTCACGACCATGCTCGATCCGACCATTCCCCTCACGACCCTCGAATGGGACGAATGGGGAGACCCGCGGGACGAGACGTATTACTTTTACATGAAATCGTACAGCCCGTACGACAATGTGGAAGCCAAGCGCTATCCGCATCTCATCGTGACCACCGGGCTCAACGATCCGCGCGTCGCGTACTGGGAACCGGCGAAGTGGGTCGCCAAACTGCGCACCACAAAAGTCGGGGACGAGGCGCTCGTCCTCAAGACTCACATGGGCGCCGGCCATTTCGGCTCGTCCGGAAGGCTTGAGCACCTCCGCGAATCGGCCGAAATCCACGCGTTCCTGCTGCATCACATCGGCGTGTCGCCCAAGCCGTCCGCAGCTTCCTGA
- a CDS encoding ABC transporter ATP-binding protein gives MRQGTSVRVGRRLVQYAAHARGAIVAALVLLVLSVAAQLAGPFVAKTIINRDIEGVQQVWYQAPTGAHGAVVVQGKPYVRADRLPEGARREDPHTLLTLGTKGYFLPGSVTAIAPGPRPGEIREEVGGTWRVVSAQPISRAQMFAFYRPEVPNVIRLALVYFALLAASAAFLYGEQYLLQVSANRILQRMRRDVFHKIHCLPISYFDNTPAGKIVSRITNDTESIRDFYVNVLANVLSSAVMMLGIYVALFILNVDLALLACALLPILFAWIWLYRRYTVQVNLRVRALISEINAMLNETIQGMTIIRAFNREAKTAEEFNQMNQAYYDGQTRLLRVNSATGYNLAGVFRNLFFACIIAWFGWRALHLEPIVSLGVLYAFVDYLNRLFQPLTQVVNQLATLEQARASAARVFELLDQPGVEREHGSIPRFRGEVEFENVWFSYDGAHPVLRDISFKAKPGQTVALVGHTGSGKSSIMNLLFRFYDPDRGVIRIDGRDIREIPPQQLRQHMAIVLQDPYLFTGTIAWNVGLGDPRVSRDRIEQALRDVGADRLLRNLPGGVDEPVLEGGSTFSAGERQLISFARALAFDPAILVLDEATANVDSETERMIQQALQVLKRGRTTFVIAHRLSTIRDADLILVLDKGEIVERGTHDELMARGGRYRQMYELQTKALGVTAG, from the coding sequence TTGAGGCAAGGTACGTCCGTTCGCGTTGGACGCCGTTTGGTGCAGTACGCTGCCCACGCGCGCGGTGCCATTGTCGCCGCTCTCGTCCTGCTCGTCCTCTCCGTGGCGGCGCAGCTTGCGGGGCCTTTTGTCGCGAAGACCATCATCAATCGGGACATCGAGGGCGTACAGCAGGTCTGGTACCAGGCGCCGACCGGCGCACATGGCGCCGTCGTGGTGCAAGGCAAGCCGTATGTTCGCGCGGACAGGTTGCCTGAGGGCGCTCGCCGCGAAGATCCGCATACCCTCCTGACGCTCGGTACCAAGGGCTATTTCCTGCCCGGCTCCGTCACGGCCATCGCGCCGGGGCCCCGGCCTGGCGAAATTCGTGAGGAGGTCGGGGGCACATGGCGCGTGGTGAGCGCTCAGCCCATCAGCCGCGCGCAGATGTTCGCATTTTATCGGCCGGAGGTGCCGAACGTCATCCGGCTTGCGCTCGTCTACTTTGCGCTGCTCGCCGCGTCTGCTGCGTTTCTTTACGGCGAGCAGTATCTCCTGCAGGTATCGGCCAACCGAATTCTGCAGCGCATGCGGCGGGACGTGTTTCACAAAATCCACTGCCTGCCCATCTCGTACTTTGACAACACGCCAGCGGGGAAAATCGTCTCTCGCATCACCAACGACACGGAGTCCATTCGCGACTTTTACGTCAATGTCCTTGCGAATGTGCTGTCGAGCGCCGTCATGATGCTCGGTATCTATGTGGCGCTCTTCATTCTGAACGTCGATCTCGCCCTCTTGGCCTGCGCCCTGTTGCCGATCCTCTTTGCGTGGATATGGCTGTACCGGCGGTACACGGTGCAGGTCAACCTGCGGGTGCGCGCGCTCATCTCGGAGATCAACGCCATGCTCAACGAGACCATCCAGGGCATGACCATCATCCGCGCGTTTAACCGCGAGGCGAAGACGGCGGAGGAATTCAATCAGATGAACCAGGCGTATTACGACGGGCAAACCAGGCTCCTGCGCGTCAATTCCGCCACCGGGTACAATCTGGCGGGTGTCTTCCGCAACCTGTTTTTCGCCTGCATCATCGCCTGGTTCGGGTGGCGCGCGCTCCACCTCGAGCCCATCGTGTCGCTCGGCGTACTCTACGCATTCGTCGACTACCTCAACCGGCTGTTTCAGCCGCTGACGCAGGTCGTCAACCAGCTTGCGACCCTGGAGCAGGCTCGCGCGTCGGCCGCGCGCGTGTTCGAACTGCTTGACCAACCCGGCGTGGAGCGTGAGCATGGATCGATTCCGCGCTTTCGCGGCGAAGTGGAGTTTGAGAACGTTTGGTTCTCCTACGACGGCGCGCATCCCGTTCTGCGCGACATCTCGTTCAAAGCGAAGCCAGGCCAGACCGTCGCGCTCGTCGGGCACACCGGTTCCGGAAAAAGCTCCATTATGAACCTCCTGTTCCGGTTTTACGATCCGGACCGAGGCGTCATCCGCATCGACGGGCGGGACATCCGGGAGATCCCGCCGCAGCAGCTTCGCCAGCACATGGCCATCGTGCTTCAGGACCCATATCTGTTCACGGGAACGATCGCGTGGAACGTGGGGCTCGGCGATCCGCGCGTCAGCCGGGACCGCATCGAACAAGCGCTGCGCGACGTCGGGGCGGATCGCCTGTTGCGCAACCTGCCGGGCGGTGTGGATGAGCCCGTGCTCGAAGGAGGCAGCACGTTCAGCGCCGGGGAACGTCAGCTGATCTCGTTCGCGCGAGCCCTCGCCTTCGATCCCGCCATTCTCGTGCTGGACGAGGCGACAGCGAACGTCGACAGTGAAACGGAGCGCATGATCCAGCAGGCGCTGCAGGTGCTCAAGCGAGGCCGTACCACGTTTGTCATCGCGCACCGTTTGTCGACCATTCGCGATGCCGATCTCATCCTGGTGCTCGACAAGGGCGAGATCGTCGAACGAGGGACGCACGACGAGCTCATGGCTCGCGGCGGGCGCTACCGCCAGATGTATGAGCTACAGACGAAGGCGCTCGGCGTCACAGCAGGTTGA
- a CDS encoding ABC transporter ATP-binding protein, producing MFQVLWKLRHFFWEERKRYGIAVALLLFLNVIEVIPPWLIGRAIDLMSQHGMTVTSLTELVGALLLTIVVSYVCGVTWQYQLYSGARTLELSLRRRLMAHFLRMTPRFFEQNRTGDLMARSTNDLNAVMQTAGFGILTLIDSTTYSATILVTMAALDGWKLTLFSLVPMPFIAIAMTKFGQMLHDRFEQAQDAFGDMNDRVLETVAGVRVVRAYAQEQNEERRFAETMADVYRKNIAVAKIDALFDPTITLLVGVTYLIGLGYGTYLVFQSQLTVGQLTSFNVYLGMLIWPMLAFGQLINIMQRGNASLDRVTETLAYEPDVTDADGAVEIERIDEIRFEHYTFRYPASERDNLEDIELVIRRGQTLGIVGRTGSGKSTLVKQLLREYPVGHRGRLLVNGLPIESIRVDSLHRLMGYVPQNPMLFSRSVRDNVRFAKHDATDEEVLRALELAGFTQDIARLPDGLDTLVGERGISLSGGQKQRIALARALILDPDLLILDDAMSAVDARTEAHILRSIRSVRRGRTTLIVSHRMSAVQHADWIVVVDDGRIREAGTFRDLMRLEGWYAQQYLHQQAFGEASDDLGEDAEEAEEGAEPRPVDAAQPSLSGTGAERGDAH from the coding sequence GTGTTTCAGGTATTGTGGAAGCTTCGCCACTTCTTCTGGGAGGAACGAAAACGGTACGGGATTGCCGTGGCTCTCCTGCTCTTTTTGAATGTCATCGAAGTCATTCCACCGTGGCTCATCGGCCGAGCCATTGACCTCATGAGCCAGCACGGCATGACCGTGACCTCGCTTACCGAGTTGGTGGGCGCCCTTCTCCTCACCATCGTGGTGTCGTACGTGTGCGGCGTGACCTGGCAGTATCAACTGTACTCGGGCGCGAGAACGCTCGAACTTTCGCTTCGCCGCCGCCTGATGGCCCACTTCTTGAGGATGACACCGCGATTTTTCGAGCAGAATCGCACAGGCGACCTGATGGCGCGGTCCACCAACGACCTGAACGCGGTGATGCAGACGGCCGGATTTGGCATCCTCACGCTGATTGACTCCACCACGTATTCGGCCACCATTCTCGTCACCATGGCAGCGCTCGACGGGTGGAAGCTGACGCTGTTTTCGCTCGTGCCGATGCCGTTCATCGCGATCGCCATGACGAAGTTCGGCCAGATGTTGCACGACCGCTTTGAGCAGGCGCAGGACGCCTTTGGCGACATGAACGATCGCGTCCTGGAGACGGTGGCCGGCGTCCGCGTGGTGCGCGCCTACGCGCAGGAGCAAAACGAAGAGCGGCGCTTCGCCGAAACGATGGCGGATGTGTACCGCAAAAACATCGCTGTGGCAAAAATTGATGCACTGTTCGATCCGACCATCACGCTGCTCGTAGGGGTGACGTACCTCATTGGCCTCGGCTACGGCACATATCTGGTCTTTCAGAGCCAGTTGACGGTGGGCCAGCTCACGTCGTTTAACGTGTATCTCGGCATGCTGATTTGGCCCATGCTCGCGTTCGGTCAGCTGATCAACATCATGCAGCGGGGCAACGCCTCGCTCGACCGCGTGACGGAAACTCTGGCGTACGAACCCGACGTGACAGACGCGGACGGGGCGGTAGAAATCGAACGGATCGACGAAATCCGCTTCGAACACTACACTTTCCGCTATCCGGCGTCCGAGCGCGACAACCTGGAGGACATCGAGCTCGTCATTCGGCGGGGGCAGACGCTCGGCATCGTGGGGCGAACGGGAAGTGGCAAATCGACGCTCGTCAAGCAGCTGCTGCGCGAGTATCCCGTTGGGCATCGCGGCCGCCTGCTCGTGAACGGCCTGCCCATCGAATCCATCCGGGTCGATTCTCTGCATCGCCTCATGGGGTACGTCCCGCAGAACCCGATGCTTTTTTCTCGCAGCGTGCGGGACAACGTGCGATTTGCGAAACACGACGCCACAGACGAAGAGGTGCTCCGCGCGCTCGAGCTCGCGGGGTTCACACAGGACATCGCGCGGCTTCCGGATGGGCTCGACACGCTCGTGGGCGAGCGGGGCATCTCGCTTTCCGGAGGCCAAAAGCAGCGCATCGCGCTCGCCCGCGCCCTCATTCTGGACCCCGACCTGCTCATCCTGGACGATGCGATGTCGGCCGTCGACGCCCGCACCGAGGCGCACATTCTGCGCTCGATTCGCAGTGTCCGCCGCGGGCGCACCACGCTCATCGTGAGCCACCGCATGTCGGCCGTTCAGCACGCCGATTGGATCGTGGTTGTGGACGACGGGCGCATCAGGGAAGCGGGTACATTTCGGGATCTCATGCGCCTCGAGGGCTGGTACGCGCAACAGTACCTCCACCAGCAGGCGTTCGGCGAAGCCTCGGACGATCTCGGCGAAGACGCCGAGGAGGCCGAAGAAGGTGCCGAACCGCGCCCGGTCGACGCCGCGCAGCCGTCGCTCAGTGGGACAGGAGCCGAAAGGGGGGACGCGCATTGA